A single region of the Penaeus monodon isolate SGIC_2016 chromosome 18, NSTDA_Pmon_1, whole genome shotgun sequence genome encodes:
- the LOC119584805 gene encoding uncharacterized protein LOC119584805, with protein MSRLRLTFLDRCGTVGGVSFLSRFGTVGGVSFFIRTNNPRKNAGPNKPTVFRKIQQEEVKGPRRITPTSANLQMASWRSVAVLLVAAAAATATEGPAESAVERPTAAVTMAATGAAALEDFDSESQILLASGRQGVPNGRGMLSMAFDAMNPVPYFMGGLRGVRHVMQQRLVPLRGMMLNNFQRNLPRPGNRFRGGGGNKHAHGLSGRGFRAGGGKRPVSSGLRGGKGGGSSSDFLQGSLRTTKEPSTSFTSPDNPSLSSDFGTLKPASIVSGQRPSPDASTQTPSPISGTTKTFAQTTSTPAILTSPPSVSSLLPASNEKQGTRVINIQIPKELQDIPILEINMKSNGDISIGPGGLETDADVPHTQASHAAADVPDARDSFTQNFRNGDLDLGADNPGTFDYESAFPSAQEGDGQLDTSLHTFPPESAGRVNSIQDILCMQKLGTTNNAFGNGMFDVAHMTRMQPLPLDSESGHTNNPVLNNDPNLLSRHNPLSNFPATFPPDRNNVNHIYFVPVNMQPSVPTSGLTAENRSLAIPLQTEISSGKKDSPIYYIDITLPGKKGEPTVKASRMKRSLQYDFDGWYPLDVSNPMADDPTVGYQPPPLTQVHFSAEPMAKKPMYPVRPENPPVFVVRSEKVQPEYDSVYGTENIEYFHIHPQTNIIRAFRSPSQSVGAIRFMSAPQFGEGEAQAETPGFPRTSGSEDRNATDKEPGFADRADDFAKGEGRIQFPEGAAYDDNYEDDMDGAFSEIHPTMVRGRPGHIFQYSSGDYEERPSVIRRQDYTGNREIDRTRSRVALYELLGNHNPESQIEEAPYLGSATDSAGASNIRKVLPPTFFRNLPNRRPSTTRTSSGRTPTRRGGNDYDDESPSSTRSWFLIETRSESPNRKREPSIASYIHPETHTSDEKIHYKPYGPVSYVPRGVKRGEHIHNPHLDDHMNSYKPSTSLTANSLSELLQIFRYTQVTDSPRVRGATDNPVTLREFRYTRPTEEPPTTPSTFFPSSLRYTTPPATADEPSTETAVTEKEQGTFFDAVADTNSLDGYLFSDSEASPEYARPQLRPNVVIIEGKDSHESKGVVRESSTVRVVSSSSATSRPAPTADSQPEKTSFEDLEVIFTGSKSLSSPLYIIHQGHSKVRVFGINSAEDKSQDDVDFNDQVIFSTYKPTSSENTTSTSSSPSNTTSSTSPITSSTPTHTTAQPLPPPWIAPP; from the coding sequence ATGGCGTCGTGGCGTTCGGTAGCGGTGCTGCTGGTGGCGGCCGCAGCGGCGACGGCGACGGAGGGCCCGGCCGAATCGGCGGTGGAGCGGCCGACGGCGGCGGTGACGATGGCGGCAACAGGTGCGGCAGCCTTAGAGGACTTTGATAGCGAGTCCCAGATCTTGCTGGCGTCGGGGCGGCAGGGGGTGCCCAATGGGCGTGGCATGCTTTCCATGGCCTTCGATGCCATGAACCCGGTGCCTTATTTCATGGGCGGCCTGAGAGGCGTCCGGCACGTGATGCAGCAGAGGCTGGTTCCACTCCGTGGCATGATGCTGAACAACTTCCAGAGGAACCTTCCGAGGCCCGGGAATAGGTTTAGAGGTGGTGGCGGGAACAAGCATGCTCATGGCTTGAGTGGCAGAGGCTTCCGGGCCGGGGGCGGCAAGAGGCCTGTCTCGTCCGGCctgagaggggggaaaggtggcGGCTCCTCTAGCGATTTCCTGCAGGGTTCCTTGAGGACCACCAAGGAACCCTCTACCTCTTTTACTTCTCCTGacaatccttccctctcttccgaCTTCGGGACGCTGAAGCCCGCCTCCATCGTGAGCGGGCAGAGGCCGTCCCCCGACGCCAGCACGCAGACGCCCTCCCCGATCTCCGGGACAACCAAAACCTTCGCGCAGACGACTTCCACGCCTGCCATACTAACCAGccctccttctgtttcctctctcttgcctGCTTCCAATGAGAAACAAGGAACGCGAGTCATCAACATACAGATTCCCAAAGAACTTCAGGATATCCCAATCCTGGAGATCAACATGAAGTCCAACGGGGACATCAGCATCGGCCCCGGCGGTCTCGAGACGGATGCGGACGTCCCTCACACGCAGGCGTCCCATGCCGCAGCCGACGTCCCCGATGCGCGCGACTCTTTCACCCAGAACTTCCGTAATGGCGACTTAGACCTTGGTGCGGATAATCCAGGCACCTTCGACTACGAGTCTGCCTTTCCCAGCGCCCAGGAAGGAGACGGCCAGCTGGACACCAGTCTCCATACTTTCCCGCCCGAGAGTGCTGGGAGAGTCAATTCTATACAGGACATCCTTTGCATGCAGAAACTAGGGACTACTAACAATGCTTTTGGGAATGGGATGTTTGACGTCGCTCACATGACACGCATGCAGCCCTTGCCACTTGACAGTGAAAGCGGTCATACTAACAATCCTGTACTTAATAACGACCCAAATTTACTTTCGAGACATAATCCTTTATCAAACTTTCCAGCAACTTTCCCTCCAGATCGAAATAATGTTAATCATATATACTTTGTCCCTGTTAACATGCAACCGTCTGTCCCAACATCAGGACTGACTGCAGAAAATAGGTCACTGGCAATCCCTCTACAAACAGAAATAAGTTCAGGAAAGAAAGATTCTCCCATTTACTATATTGACATTACCCTtccaggaaagaaaggagaacccACTGTAAAGGCCAGCCGGATGAAGAGGAGTCTGCAGTACGATTTTGACGGCTGGTATCCCCTAGACGTCAGCAACCCGATGGCTGACGATCCCACGGTCGGGTACCAGCCTCCGCCGCTCACGCAGGTCCACTTCAGCGCCGAACCGATGGCCAAGAAGCCCATGTACCCGGTGAGGCCTGAGAACCCGCCTGTGTTCGTCGTGCGGTCAGAGAAGGTACAGCCCGAGTACGACTCTGTTTACGGCACAGAGAACATCGAGTACTTCCACATCCATCCGCAGACCAACATCATTCGAGCCTTCCGGTCTCCGTCGCAGAGTGTCGGGGCGATTCGCTTCATGTCTGCTCCACAGTTCGGGGAGGGCGAGGCGCAGGCAGAGACTCCTGGCTTTCCGAGGACAAGCGGCTCGGAGGACCGGAACGCCACTGACAAGGAGCCAGGGTTTGCCGACCGAGCAGACGACTtcgcgaagggagagggaaggattcaGTTTCCAGAAGGAGCGGCATACGATGATAACTACGAGGACGACATGGATGGGGCCTTCTCGGAGATCCACCCGACGATGGTCAGGGGCCGACCTGGCCACATCTTCCAGTATTCTTCAGGGGACTATGAAGAAAGACCTAGCGTGATACGTCGACAGGATTATACAGGAAATCGAGAGATCGACAGGACGAGATCCAGAGTGGCTCTCTACGAGCTGTTGGGTAATCATAATCCGGAGTCCCAGATTGAAGAGGCTCCTTACCTAGGATCTGCCACAGATTCCGCGGGAGCATCAAACATCCGCAAAGTCCTGCCACCAACCTTTTTCAGAAACCTGCCCAACCGTCGCCCCAGCACCACAAGAACCAGCTCTGGCCGAACGCCCACAAGAAGAGGTGGGAACGACTATGATGATGAATCTCCGAGTTCGACCCGGTCGTGGTTCCTCATCGAAACGCGATCTGAGAGTCCAAACAGAAAGCGGGAGCCATCCATAGCCTCGTACATTCACCCCGAGACCCACACGAGTGATGAAAAAATCCACTACAAACCTTACGGCCCCGTCTCCTATGTCCCTAGAGGGGTGAAGAGAGGCGAACACATCCACAATCCTCACTTGGACGACCACATGAATTCCTACAAGCCCAGCACTAGTCTCACCGCCAACAGCCTCTCGGAACTCCTGCAGATATTCCGCTATACCCAAGTGACGGACTCACCCAGGGTGAGGGGCGCCACTGATAACCCTGTGACCTTGAGGGAGTTCAGATACACTCGACCGACCGAGGAGCCTCCGACAACCCCGTCGACCTTCTTCCCGAGCAGTCTGAGGTACACCACGCCCCCAGCTACTGCAGACGAGCCCTCGACAGAGACCGCGGTCACGGAGAAGGAGCAGGGCACTTTCTTCGACGCCGTGGCTGACACGAATTCCCTCGACGGGTACCTCTTTTCAGACTCGGAGGCCAGTCCTGAGTACGCCCGCCCGCAGCTGCGTCCTAATGTCGTCATCATTGAGGGCAAGGACTCGCATGAATCAAAGGGCGTCGTCAGAGAGAGTTCGACGGTGAGGGTTGTCAGTTCCTCTTCCGCCACTTCTCGGCCCGCTCCGACTGCCGACAGTCAGCCTGAAAAGACAAGCTTTGAGGATCTGGAAGTAATCTTCACTGGTTCCAAATCCTTGTCGTCGCCTCTTTATATCATTCACCAAGGTCACTCTAAGGTCAGGGTCTTTGGCATCAATTCCGCTGAAGATAAGTCTCAGGACGACGTTGATTTTAATGATCAGGTGATCTTCTCGACCTACAAACCTACGTCGTCGGAAAACACCACCTCCACCAGCTCTTCCCCCTCCAACactacctcctccacctctcctatcACCTCCTCTACTCCCACTCACACCACAGCACAGCCACTTCCACCACCATGGATAGCACCACCGTAA